Genomic DNA from Acidobacteriota bacterium:
GTCCGAGGCGTACATGGCGTGGATGTAGAGGAAGCGGTGGTCCTCGCTGACGTCCAGGGTCAGGCTCCCCGGGGTCAGCGAAATCAGGTTCGCGAGCAGCGCGATCTCCCCCTCCTCCCGGACGGCGAGGGGGAGGGCGATCACCCGCGGGCGCATGCGGTGGGCCGGGGTGAGCACGTCGACGGCCAGCCGCCCGTTCGCCAGGATGAGCTCCCAGAGGAAATACCCGGCGAACTCGAACAGGCGCGGCACGGTGTTGTAATAGCGCGAGGGCCCCAGCACCCCCCGGATCATCCACAGCATCAGGTAGCCCAGGACGAAGCCGATGGCCAGGTTCGGCGGGCTGAACACGCCCGTCAGGACGGCCCAGAGGAGCCCGAGCCCGATGTTGGCGAGAAAGAGCGTCATCGATTCCCTCCCCCCAGGACCGCCTCGATGTAACCGGCCGGCCGGGCCAGCTGCGCTCCCGCGCGCTCGGCGACGCCGAAGACCGGGCCCGCGGCCAGGCCGACGAGGACCGTGACGACCGCCAGGAGCGCGATGGGGACGAGGGGGGTCCGGATGCCGGCGCCCGCCGCGGCGGCCGCCCCCCCGCCGGCCTCCGGCGCCTTCTTCCAGAAGGCCTCGTTCCATATCTTGGTCATGGAATAGAGGGTCAGAAGCGACACGGCCAGGGACACGGCCACGATCAGGTAGCGGCCGTCGGCGACCCCCGCCTGGACCAGCCCCAGCTTGGCGAAGAAGCCCGACAGCGGGGGGACTCCCGCCAGGGAGAGCGCGGGCACGAGGAACAGCCCCGCCAGCAACGGCCGCGCGGCGTACAGCCCCCCGAGCTTCCCGAGCTCGAGGGTGCCGCCCAGGCGCTGGACCACCCCGCTGATCAGGAAGAGGTTGGTCTTCACGACGATGTGGTGGGCGATGTAGAAGACCGCGGCCGCCAGCCCCAGCGGGGTGCCGAGCCCCAGCCCCATGATCATGTACCCGATCTGGCTCACGATGTGGAACGAGAGGATGCGGCGGAACTCGTTCTGGGAGATCGCCCCGAACACCCCGGTCACCATGGTGAGCCCGGCGATGACGAGGATCAGCGTGTGGGTGTAGGCCGTGTCCCCGACGAAGATCAGGCTGAAGACCCGGATCAGCGCGTAGACCCCCACCTTGGTGAGCAACCCGGCGAACAGGGCCGAAATGGCGATGGGGGGGGTGTGGTAGGAGGCGGGGAGCCAGAAGAAGAGGGGGAAGGCGGCGGCCTTGATGCCGAAGGCGATCAGGAAGAGCATCGGGAGCATCCGCAGCACCCCCACCGGCTGGGAGGCGGAGGCCTGGGCGAACTTGCCGGCGAGATCGGCCATGTTCAGCGTCCCGGCCAGCCCGTAGAGGATCCCCAGCGCCACCAGGAAGAGGGTGGAGGAGAGGAGGTTCAGGGTCACGTACTTGACCGCCCCGTCGGTCCGCCGCCGCCCGCCCCCCAGCGCCATCAGCACGAAGGAGGAGACGAGCATGACCTCGAACCACACGTAGAGGTTGAACAGGTCTCCGGTAAGGAAGGCGCCCGAGACCCCCATGAGGAGAAAGTGGTAGAGCGGGTGGTAGCCGAAGTTCTCGAGGATCGGGTCGATGCTGGCGAGCGAGTAGAGGGCCACGGTGAACCCGACCAGCCCGGCGACCAGGACCATGACGGCGCTGAAGAGGTCCGCCACGAAGGTGATCCCGAAGGGGGCGGGCCAGCCCCCGATCTGGCTGGAGAGGATCCCCCGCCCCGACACCTCCGCGAAGAGCGCGACGCCGGCCGCGACGAGGCCGGCCGCCCCCGCGAGCGACAGGCCCCGCTGCAACCGCCGCCGCCGCCACGCCAGGAGCGTGAGGATGCCGGTCGACATCGGGATCATCACGGGGAGCACCAGCAGGAGATCCTTCATGAGCGCTCCGTCTCCCCGATCCGGTCCAGGTCGTCGGTCCCCGTCGTCCGGAGGGCCCGGTAGGCGAGCGCCACGGCGAAAGAGGTCACCCCGAAGCTGATCACGATCGCGGTGAGGATGAAGGCCTGCGGCAGCGGGTCGGCGTAAGGCGGGATGAGGGAGTGCCCCCCCTCCGGCACGATGGGGATCCGGGCGCGGACCAGCTGGGCGGCGTCGAAGATCAGCAGGTTGACCGACTGGGTCAGCAGCGCCAGGCCGATCAGCAGCTTGACCACGCTGCGCCGGAGCATCATGTAGATCCCCGCGGCGAACAGCCCCCCGATGACGAATGCCATGACGACGGCCACCCCTACTCCTCCTCCAGGACGAAAATGATGGTCAGCACCACCCCGATGACCGAGAGGTAGACCCCGAAATCGAACAGGAGCGGGGTGCCGACCGGCCACACGCCGTAGCCGCCCAGGTCGAGGGCGCCCCAGCGCCCGGTCAGAAACGGCCGCCCGGCAAACAGGCCGACGGCCCCGCTCACCAGGATGGTGCCGAGCCCGGCGGCGATCAGGTCCAGGGGGTCCACCCGCAGCGCCCGCCGCGCCGCCGCGGCGCCGTAGACGATGGCGAACAGGGCCCAGGCCGAGGCCGCCACCAGCCCGCCGGAGAACCCCCCGCCCGGCAGGTTGTGCCCGCGCACCAGCAAAAAGATCGAAAACATCAGCAGCAGCGGCATCAGCACCCTGACGGCCACCCGCAGAATCAGCGACGTCATCGGCCCGCACCCCCGCTCTTCACGGTCCCTTCCTCTTGAGTTTGATCAGCGCCAGCACCCCGATGGCCGCGATCCCCAGCACCGTGGCCTCGCCGAGGGTGTCCAGGCCGCGGAAGTCGACCAGGATGACGTTGACGATGTTGCGGCCGTGGGCCTCGCCGACGGCCGTCTGCACGTAATAGTCCGAAATCGGGTGGTGCAGCTGCATCCCGGTGGCCACCAGCACCAGGGCCGTGACGAGCCCCCCCCCCAGGAGCGCCACGACGGCGTCCCGCCCCCGCGCGCGGCGCGAACTGAGCCTCGGGAAGTTCGGCAGCCGGTAGAACGCCAGCACGAACAGGAGCACCGTGAGCGACTCGATCAGAAACTGCGTCATGGCCAGGTCGGGGGCGCCGTAGCGCAGGTAGATGGTCGCCACCGCGTACCCCGCCGCCCCCATGGCCGCGACGGCGCCCAGGAGCGAGCGCGACCGCACCGCCAGCCCGGCGGAGAGAAGGATCACCGCCGCGATCCCGATTTCCCCGAAGCGCAGGTCGTAGTCGATGTCGGGCCAGTGGACCCCCTGAAAGAGCAGGAGGGGGGTCGCCGCCAGCCCCACCAGGGTCAGCACGATGATGACGAGGTAGTTGCGCAGCCGCCCGCTCTGCAGCCCGCGCGTGAGCCCCCCCGCGGCCGCGAGGGTGGCGCCGAGGAGCGCTTCGTAGGCCGCTTCCGGCCCCCGACGCCACGTCATCCGGGCGACCCACTCCCGGACGCGGGCGCGCAGGGCGTAGAGCCCGGCGCCGGCGGCCAGGGTCGCCAGGCTGAGGCCGAAGGCGGGCCCGAACCCGTGCCAGAGCTTGAGCTCCATCCCCGGCGCTCCCGCCGCGGCGGCCGCGGCCCCGAGCAGCCCCGCCGCCGCGCCCGGCCACAGGCCCAGGAGGAGGCCGCACCCCGCCAGGGCCCAGACCCCCGCCCACATCCGGGGGGGGGCCTCGTGCGCCGCGGCCGGCGTCCCCCCCCGGAAGGGGCCGTACCCGGCCACGGCGGCCACGAAAAAGAAGCCGAGCCCCCCCGCCACGACCGCGGCGGCGACGCCGGGGCCGTGCTGGAGCCCCGCCTCGTAGGCCATCTCCTTGCCGATGGCGCCCAGGAGGGGGAGCACCCCCGCCATCGAGAGCGCGGCCGCTCCCGCCCCGAGCGCCGTGCGCGGCATGGGAGCGCCAAGCCCGCCCAGGACCCGGACATCGCGCGTCCCCGCCCCGTGGTCGACCGACCCGGCGGACAGGAAGAGGGCCCCTTTATAGAGCGCGTGCGCCGTCACGAAAACGACCGCGGCCCCGAGCGACGCCGGCGTCCCCAGCCCGATCAGCAGCGTCATCATCCCCAGGGCGCTCACGGTGGAGTACGCCAGGAGCCGCTTCAGGTCGGTCTGACCGAGCGCCAGGAACGCCCCGAGGAGGAGGGTGACCAGCCCCGCGCCCCCCGCCACCCAGGTCCAGACGGCGTTCCCCCCCAGGAGCGGGTGGAGGCGCAGCAGGAGGTAGATCCCGGCCTTGACCATCGCCGCCGAATGCAGGTAGGCGCTCACGGGCGCCGGGGCCGCCATGGCGCTCGGGAGCCAGAAGTGGAAGGGGAACTGCGCCGACTTGGTGAAGGCCCCGAGGAGGACCAGGACCAGGGCGGGGACGAAGACCGGTTCCGCCTGGATCGCCTCGCGCCGGGCGATGAGGGTGGAGATCTCGAAGCTCCCCCCCGCGATCCCCAGCAGCACCACCCCGCCCAGGAGGCAGAGCCCCCCCGCCACCGTCACCACCAGCGCCTGGAGGGCGGCCGCGCGCGAACGCGCCTCCTCGTGGTCGAACCCGATGAGGATGTAGGAGCTGACGCTCGTGATTTCCCAGAAGATGTACAGGAGCAGGAGGTTGTCGCTGAGCACCACCCCCAGCATGGCGGCCATGAATACCAGCAGCCACCCGTAGAAGCGCCCCAGCCGCGCGTCCCCCCCGAAATAGCCGGAGGAGTAGACCGCGACCACGGCGCCGACGCCGCTGACGATCAGGGCGAACAGGAGTCCCAGCCCGTCCGCCGTAAAGGAGAGGTTGAGCCCGAGGGAGGGGGCCCAGGGGAGGACGCGCGGCCCCGCGGGTCCGGAGCGCGCCAGGGAGAGGTAGTACAGCGCGAGCGCGGCCGGCACCAGGGCGATCCAGGCCGCCGCCCGGGGCCCGAACCGGCGCACGAACGCGGGAGCCGCGCCCGCCGCCCCGAATCCGGCCAGTATCGACGCCGCCAGCATCAGCGCCGGCATCAGGATTTCGTTTCCCGGGAAAAGGCGCGGATGATGTCGCTCCGCGTCAGAACGCCCCTGAACCCGCCCCCCGCGCCGTCGATCACCGGGAGGTGGGCGCAGCCGTACTCAGCCATGACCCGGATGGCGTGTCGGATGTTGTGGTGCCGTTTCACGCTGACGGCGCAGGGGACCATGATGTCGGCGGCGACGCTTTTCGCGGCGATTTCGGCGTACACCTCCGGAAGCCGGTCGGGCTTCACCGGTTCCCTGAAAAGGGAGGGGTAGGAGACGTCGGCCCTCGGGAGCCGCTCCTGCTTGATGAACAGGTCGCTCTCGGTGATCAGGCCCTCCAGCCCCCCTTCGTCGTCGGTGACCGCCACGCAGCCCGCGCCCCCGGCGAGGAGCTTTTCGATCACCTCGGCCACCGGGGCGTCCCGCCGCACGCGCGGCGTGTCCCCCTTCATGATCTCTCCGACCCGGGTGCCGCCGGCGAGGTAATCGGGCTGGGGAATGGTGGTCTCGGCTTCGTCCACCATGGCGTAGAGGTTGAGCAGCGGCGTGAGGGCCCCCTTGGCCCCGAGCGTGAGGGCCCAGGCCAGGACCAGGGCCGCCGCCACCGGGATCCCGCCGAGGTCCGTCTCCCTGGGCCACACGAGAAGGGCCGGGAGCAGGAGCAGCCCGAGGGGGAGGAGGCTCCCCCGGTAGGACATCCTCCCGCCGAAGCGGCTCCCGCCGAAGCGGCGGCCCAGCGCGATCCCCAAAAACCCGATCCCGATCCCCAGGACGCACTCCGCCAGCAGCTGCGGCGTCAACGGGACATGGACCTGCCAGCCGGTGTAAGCCAGCACCGCCACCGCCCCGATGAAGACGGGGCGCGCGTCGAGCGGCTGCGGCCGCACGACGCCGTCCGGGAAGAGCCCCCGCCTGGAGCCGTAGGCCACGTAGACGCAGATGCCCAGCGCGGCCGCCGCGACCCCGGAGAGCCCGAACAGCGCCCCCAGCCCGTAGGCGACGTAGGCCTGGACCGGGCCGGCGGCCAGCCGCCAGCCGGACTCCGCCCGCACCCGGGCCAGGTGGACGAACAGGTACCCGCACAGCGCCCCCAGGGCCGCCCCCCCCACGAGGCCGAGGAGGTAGCGCCCGGGCGCCTCGACGAAGGGGGCGATCTCGGCCAGCAGGAAGCAGAGGGCGAGCGTCCCCACCTGTCCCAGGTGGCTGGCCGGGGCGGGGGCCTCCTCCGTCCCCCGCCAGAGGATGCTGGCGGCCAGCACGCCGAAAAGGAGGGCGGCCGACATCCGCATCCCGGAGACCGCCGCGAGCATGAAACCGATGGCGGCCGCGATGAAGAGCCAGACGGCGATTTCGGCGCGGCTGATGGGCCAGCGGGCGTTGGCGAGCCGGTGGGCCGACTGCCACAGCAGGAGCGGGATCAGGGCCGCCGCCAGCCACGCGGCGGGAAAACCGAGGGGAACCGCGGGAGCGACGAGGGCCAGCAGCACGGCCGCGGCCACCCCCAGCTTCGCCCAGACGCTCATGCGGGGCCTGGCGTGGAGCAGGCCCGCAAGCAACAGCAGCATCAGGATTCTCTGCTCAAGCTCAAACATGGGCCGCGTCCTTTCCGGAGTCTTCTCATGTCGATGTTGGGCAACAACGTCCTGACCGGCGCCCCGCCTCGGCGGGCGCAGATGGTTTTAACTTAGCATCGCCGCGGGGTGAATGCAAAAAAAGCGGGGGGGAGCGGCCCGTGGCGGCGCTAGCGCCCCATGCGGGCGGCCTTGGCCAGGATGTCGGGCCGCGCCTCCTCCATCATTTCGCGGAAGGCGTCGTACCGCATCGTCCGCTCCTCGAACGTCCGCTTCCCGAGCGCGCCCAGAAAGCGCGTCTCGAACTCCCGGGCGTTGGAGCCGTAGATGTGGTAGCTGTCGGCCATGTGGCAGTAGCGCCCCACCCCCAGCGGCTCCCCCGAAAGACGCGCGATCCGCTCCGCCATCCGCCTCTGCAGCTCGACCAGGGCGAAGATGTTCATGAAGGCGGCCCGGTAGGCGTCGTTGGAGCGGAAGCGCGCGTTCATGCTCAGCCGGCGCCCCC
This window encodes:
- a CDS encoding Na+/H+ antiporter subunit E, which produces MTLFLANIGLGLLWAVLTGVFSPPNLAIGFVLGYLMLWMIRGVLGPSRYYNTVPRLFEFAGYFLWELILANGRLAVDVLTPAHRMRPRVIALPLAVREEGEIALLANLISLTPGSLTLDVSEDHRFLYIHAMYASDPEAVRRSIQDGLERRILELMHGSERNPDRVH
- a CDS encoding Na+/H+ antiporter subunit D translates to MKDLLLVLPVMIPMSTGILTLLAWRRRRLQRGLSLAGAAGLVAAGVALFAEVSGRGILSSQIGGWPAPFGITFVADLFSAVMVLVAGLVGFTVALYSLASIDPILENFGYHPLYHFLLMGVSGAFLTGDLFNLYVWFEVMLVSSFVLMALGGGRRRTDGAVKYVTLNLLSSTLFLVALGILYGLAGTLNMADLAGKFAQASASQPVGVLRMLPMLFLIAFGIKAAAFPLFFWLPASYHTPPIAISALFAGLLTKVGVYALIRVFSLIFVGDTAYTHTLILVIAGLTMVTGVFGAISQNEFRRILSFHIVSQIGYMIMGLGLGTPLGLAAAVFYIAHHIVVKTNLFLISGVVQRLGGTLELGKLGGLYAARPLLAGLFLVPALSLAGVPPLSGFFAKLGLVQAGVADGRYLIVAVSLAVSLLTLYSMTKIWNEAFWKKAPEAGGGAAAAAGAGIRTPLVPIALLAVVTVLVGLAAGPVFGVAERAGAQLARPAGYIEAVLGGGNR
- a CDS encoding cation:proton antiporter, which codes for MAFVIGGLFAAGIYMMLRRSVVKLLIGLALLTQSVNLLIFDAAQLVRARIPIVPEGGHSLIPPYADPLPQAFILTAIVISFGVTSFAVALAYRALRTTGTDDLDRIGETERS
- a CDS encoding Na+/H+ antiporter subunit B — protein: MTSLILRVAVRVLMPLLLMFSIFLLVRGHNLPGGGFSGGLVAASAWALFAIVYGAAAARRALRVDPLDLIAAGLGTILVSGAVGLFAGRPFLTGRWGALDLGGYGVWPVGTPLLFDFGVYLSVIGVVLTIIFVLEEE
- a CDS encoding DUF4040 domain-containing protein, coding for MAASILAGFGAAGAAPAFVRRFGPRAAAWIALVPAALALYYLSLARSGPAGPRVLPWAPSLGLNLSFTADGLGLLFALIVSGVGAVVAVYSSGYFGGDARLGRFYGWLLVFMAAMLGVVLSDNLLLLYIFWEITSVSSYILIGFDHEEARSRAAALQALVVTVAGGLCLLGGVVLLGIAGGSFEISTLIARREAIQAEPVFVPALVLVLLGAFTKSAQFPFHFWLPSAMAAPAPVSAYLHSAAMVKAGIYLLLRLHPLLGGNAVWTWVAGGAGLVTLLLGAFLALGQTDLKRLLAYSTVSALGMMTLLIGLGTPASLGAAVVFVTAHALYKGALFLSAGSVDHGAGTRDVRVLGGLGAPMPRTALGAGAAALSMAGVLPLLGAIGKEMAYEAGLQHGPGVAAAVVAGGLGFFFVAAVAGYGPFRGGTPAAAHEAPPRMWAGVWALAGCGLLLGLWPGAAAGLLGAAAAAAGAPGMELKLWHGFGPAFGLSLATLAAGAGLYALRARVREWVARMTWRRGPEAAYEALLGATLAAAGGLTRGLQSGRLRNYLVIIVLTLVGLAATPLLLFQGVHWPDIDYDLRFGEIGIAAVILLSAGLAVRSRSLLGAVAAMGAAGYAVATIYLRYGAPDLAMTQFLIESLTVLLFVLAFYRLPNFPRLSSRRARGRDAVVALLGGGLVTALVLVATGMQLHHPISDYYVQTAVGEAHGRNIVNVILVDFRGLDTLGEATVLGIAAIGVLALIKLKRKGP
- a CDS encoding CBS domain-containing protein, translating into MFELEQRILMLLLLAGLLHARPRMSVWAKLGVAAAVLLALVAPAVPLGFPAAWLAAALIPLLLWQSAHRLANARWPISRAEIAVWLFIAAAIGFMLAAVSGMRMSAALLFGVLAASILWRGTEEAPAPASHLGQVGTLALCFLLAEIAPFVEAPGRYLLGLVGGAALGALCGYLFVHLARVRAESGWRLAAGPVQAYVAYGLGALFGLSGVAAAALGICVYVAYGSRRGLFPDGVVRPQPLDARPVFIGAVAVLAYTGWQVHVPLTPQLLAECVLGIGIGFLGIALGRRFGGSRFGGRMSYRGSLLPLGLLLLPALLVWPRETDLGGIPVAAALVLAWALTLGAKGALTPLLNLYAMVDEAETTIPQPDYLAGGTRVGEIMKGDTPRVRRDAPVAEVIEKLLAGGAGCVAVTDDEGGLEGLITESDLFIKQERLPRADVSYPSLFREPVKPDRLPEVYAEIAAKSVAADIMVPCAVSVKRHHNIRHAIRVMAEYGCAHLPVIDGAGGGFRGVLTRSDIIRAFSRETKS